The Strix aluco isolate bStrAlu1 chromosome 21, bStrAlu1.hap1, whole genome shotgun sequence sequence GGATGGCGGAGAAGGGGCGGCCATTTGGCACATCCCGGGGCggaggctcctggtgctgccactGTGCAGCGCCCACACCGCTTCCCCCCTTGGCAGGTCACCGCTTCCCAAcacccttttctccttccctgggGAGAACCTGGGGCTGCTGCATCTCCCCGTAGAGGGTCTCGCAGCATCTCACCGCCGCCTGCCCACGGCGGCTCCTGCTGTGACGGCAACTGTCCACGGCAGGAACCCCCTGCTCAGCAGCCAGAAACACGGGGTGCAGCCCCCCGGCTGGGGCAGAGCGTGGCGGGAGCTGGGGAGGACAGCATTGCCCCGGCTGGCAAGCCCAGAGGGGCATCCCGGTGGGGTTGTGGCACTGGGTGACTCTATTTGCACCCAGCTTTGCTCCTGGAGCTGCAGCGTGGCCCCAGTCTGAACCAGTTGGTCACGGGGGGAGCGGTGCAGGGTCGGCTGGTCCCCAATGTGGGGACCTTCCTCGTGGCATGGGGACCGCTCTGCCGCAGGATGCCCGGACTCCTCGGCCCCAGGCAGCCCCGGCTGGTCAGGGAGGGAAGTCACCAGCTCCCCACGGACCCCCACCCCTCTGCAGCCGGGGGCCAGACCCCCCACCCTCTGCCTGCCCTTGTGCCCGTTACCGCATCCCGCTGTGGGCAGCGGTGCTGGGTGGCAGCCACAGGCCGCGCCGGGTCACTGCAGTGAGGTGGGGGCGGATTATTGAAACCCCTCGGAACCGGCCCCAGCCCTGAGTCCCCCGAGGCAGCGGGCACGGGGGGGCAGGAGCTGCGGGGCTCCGAAGGCCCCAGCTGCCAGTGTGGCTCTGCTCACGCAGCAGCTTCTGTGCAGAGTTAAAGGTGAATTCTCCCGGTGCAGAGGCAGGACGCCGTGGTGGGACCGACCCTGGGGGCAGAGGGCAGCGAGGGGACCCCCGTCTGTCCCCGGGGAGCTCCAGGTCCTCATTGTGGGGTGGTCGTGGCTCGCGGCCCTGGGGGCCATCACAGGGGGTGTCACCAGTGGGGTCCCATGCTGCCGGGATGGGGTTGCTCCACGGTGCATCTTCTTGTGGCAGCTTGTCCtgcctggggaaggagcagcGCTGCCCTGGTCGGACGGTGCTGCGCCTGCCGGGAGCCTCGGCTCAGCCTCATGCAGGGTCTGGGCTCCGGCAGCTGGTGGCTGCCCAGGCCGGTGGCAGGAGTGGTGATGGCAGCGTTGGCACTTGGGGAGGTCCGACTGCCGGTCTCTGCGCCCCCGGGGGTTCCCTCCGCCCCTCGGCCCTGCCTCCTCGTTGCGGGGACCTCAGCCGGGCTCTCCTCTGGGGCTCCCCGCCACGATCCCTGCGGCTTCGCCCTCCTCGCCGCTCCGGTTCCTGGCTGGTGCGGAGCAGCTTGGCTGCGCTGCTGGGGTCTTGGCGGGGAAAGCGCAGCGCAGCCGTCCCCTCCACAAAGCCGCACTGTTCAGAACAAATCCGCCTAGAATTGGGCTGCATTTTTGTCAAGTGATTCATCAGCACGTGAATGGAAAAGGCTGGAGCCCACTGAACCAGTAACCGTTCCTCCGCGCCTGGAGCCACGGGGCCGGAGTCGGCTCCCCAGCTCGCTCGCCCCCAAGTTACGCCGCAGACACGCACGGAGCGGCGAAGGGCCCGGCTCGCCGCAGGACGCGGCAGCGGCTGGGTCGGGGGCGAGGGGCGGCCCAGGCCTGCGGCGACCCCGGTGTGCTGGAGCGGGCACAGGCAGCGGGCAGGGACCGTGTCTGCAGGTGCCAAGCAAAGCCCCTCCAGCCAGGgtggggagcggggtgggggctGCCCCAGGGGAGGGGAGCACAGCCGGGAAAGCCCTCGGGGCAGCCCCGGTACCGGCAGGTTGTGTCTGCTAGTGCCCGCGTTGACCTGGGGCGACTGTTCTGGGAAGTCTCTTCCCTGGCCCCTGCCAGGGCTGGTGACCGCCCTCTCCTTTCCAGAGTAAACTCAGCTGGCGCTTACCGGTACCCACGTGGGGCCGTGCCCCTCCGACCTTCAGCTCAAATAGCCCGTCCGCGTGCCCCCCTGCCCCCTGGTATTTATAGAGCACGGTCAGATTCCCTCTCCTTGCTGTGCCGGGCGAAAGGAGGCAAGTGTGTCTGTGCCGGGCTGGTGGGCGGCCCCCGGCACGtccctggctgctcccacctttCGGTGGGGGACACGAGCCGGGTCCCCAGCTCGGCTGGCACTTGCCCTCCCACTGCCCCGGCCATCCTGTGggtccctgctccctgcccgcgGCACGCACAAGGGACGGGGTGCTGGCCTCCCGGTGGGTTGGGGTACCCCCAGCAGAGGGGGGAGCCCCAcaagcccctgccctgcagccaggccccctccccggctctgagggtgctgggcaggagctgtAGCCGCTGCCCTCACACCGTCAGCATCCCCGGTGCTGCCCGGGGCGGCCGGGAGGAAGCCGGGCAGGGAGCCGCAGGTCTCGGTGCAGGGACCCAGGCCCCACGTGCTTGAGCAGCTGCGTCCACCGCACAGCTCAGCCCCGAGCCAGCCGCTCTGTGCCCAGCCGGTGAGTCAGGGTgagctggctgcctgctgcctgcctgcctgctgcctgcctgctgcctgccctgcctgcaggtcACTGCCACGTGCCGAGCGCTCACATGCCGGTTTGGGTGTCCCCGGGCTGTGCTGGCAGCGTGACCGCAGGGACCCTTCCACGGCAGAGTTGGCTCCAGGGTGCCGCGTCCTCACCGGCACGGGGGCACCCGGCCTTGTCCCCCAGCACTGagcaccgggacccccccccccggggccgtggCCTTGTTGCCCTTGGCCGGGCTGCTCGGGGCTGCCCGCTGGGGAGCTCgctgcctcccctccccgggTGGTGTTTTTGCACCACCCCGGCCGTCGGCGTCCCCAGGTCAGTTTTGCAGGCAGCAAGGGCAGGAAGTGACACCCCGGTGGATGCGGTTTCTGCGCCTGCACGGCGTGAGGCTCACACGGCAGTAGCGGGGGTctggcagggagccggcagccgGAGCATCGCCCTGTGGCAGCCGGGACCCCTCCGTGGTGGGACGGGGACCCCCCGCTCTGGCTGTGGGGTGCGGAGGCAGCCTGGTCTCAGGACCCCCACTCCCCCGATGTGGGGATgcagaggggctggcaggggaccCTGGCACGAGCTGCCTGTGCTGGCACTTGGAGGGCAGCGCCTGTGCCTGCACTGGCTGTGGcgagcagctgggacagggacgTGACTCCCACCTCCCTCTGCACCCAAAGGTGACCCTGCAAATAACTCCCTCTGCCCTTTCCTCCCCCAGCCTGGCCTGGCCACACGGGCATTTGGCTGGGCCCCTTGTCAGAGACCGGTTTAATTAATGACAGTGGGACAAATACCACAGTGCTCCCAGGATGCTGCTGGCGGGTTTTAGCTGTCCTGGTGCCATCTGGGTGACGAGCATGAGCCCGGGCAGGGTCTGGGCAGAGACCGGGCCAGCGCTGGCCAAGGGCAACCGGTGTGGCACGGCTGGTGGCAGCGGGGCCAGGCGATCCTGGGGTGACCTGCCTGTACCACCTGCCAGGAGGGTGCTGCTGCCACGCTGCCCGTCCTGTGCCTGCCAGAGCCCCATCCCTTTGGGGACAGCGTGtgacagccagctctgcaggcagctgggctttGCTGCAGGCAGCCGGCCCCGTGCGAGGGCGGGAGCCGCTGTGGGGTGGAGGGGCTGAGCGGGACTGTCCCACCGGGGCGGGCACCTGGGGTCCCCGGGCGCCCCTGCTGACCTCGACACCTCTCCGTTGCAGTGATCCGAGCAAAGGCCGTCTCTGCGAAAGAGGTGGATTCGGGGAACGATATATACGGGAATCCGATCAAACGAATCCAGTATGAAATCAAGCAGATCAAGGTAATGGGGCAcgtgggggccgggggggccggggcagcctcTGTGCCGGCCGCtcactcctgctccttctccccaGATGTTTAAGGGCCCCGACAAGGACATCGAGTTCATCTACACGGCCCCATCCACCGCCGTGTGCGGCCGGCTGCTGGACACCGGCGGGAAGAAGGAGTATCTCATCGCAGGTGGGCAGCTCGAGGGAGGGCTCTCGGGGACACGGGTGGCCCTGCTGCCTCACgggccccccccctcctcctcctgtgtCCTGGCAGCACTCGGCAGCTCCGGGCTGTGGTGGGGCAGCTtcaggggggatgagcctctgcTCCCCGGGGTTCACCGGTGAACGCCGGGAGGGGCTGGACTGAGGCCCCGGCACCCCGAGTCAGCGTTGGGCCCTGGGGCACCTGGGGGGACCGTCTGAGCACTCTGTCTGGCCCCTCCCCAGGCAAGTCAGAGGGCAACGGCAAGATGCACATCACACTCTGCGACTTGGTTTCCACCTGGGACTCGCTGAGCCCGACCCAGAAGAAGAGCCTAAACCAGCGGTATCAGATGGGCTGTGAGTGCAAGGTGAGTGACCAGGCAGCCCCCGAGCTCGGGCTGCGCCCCCTCCCCGTGCTGGCGGGTTCCGTGGCCCCGTGGGCTCCACGGTGAGAGGCTCTTCCCCGTCATTCAAGGATGACACTGTGCGGGGGGCGGCTGGGAACCGAGTCCAGCCCCGGGACCTGCACCCAGGGGTTCCCTTGGTCCCCCCACACCGGAGCAGCATCCCCACCGGGCTCtgcggggcaggggcagccccacatccctggtgcagagctgggggggcAGCTGACCTCGGGGCTGTCAGTGACGGTGTCGTTCTGTTGTGCACAGATCTCGCGCTGCCTCTCCATCCCCTGCTTCGTCTCCTCCTCGGACGAGTGTCTCTGGACAGACTGGGCGATGGAGAAGAACAACGTGGACGGGCGGCAGGCGAAGCACTACGCCTGCATCAAGAGGAGCGACGGCTCGTGCGCCTGGTACCGCGGCATGGCCCCCCCCAAGCAAGAGTTTCTCGACATCGAGGACCCCTAAGCCAAACGAGCGCATTCCAGTAGCcagtagaaaaaaaacctgcGAGATGTTAGACTGGTCCAAGCTGATATCAATTCCTGGAGACAGCATGAAAATCCGCTCGGCCACGGGGGTCCCCGGGCTGCGGCAGCTGCCGCGCGCGTGCagggggcagggacagggacccgcagggctgagcagggtgcGGGGGGACCCCGCTGCCGGGGCCGCGCTCAGCCCTGGTGCCCGGGCAGCTGTGAAGGAACCGAACCCTCGGGAGTGGCGGGAGCTGCCCCGGCTGCGTAGCAGGTCTACCAGTGCCCCCGCCGTGGGGGAGCCACCCCAGCAGCTCTTGCCAGGCAGCGCTCCCCACCGCAGTGTCCCCAGCTGCCCTCCAGCGCCGGGGAcccctctgtccccctccccacccaccacCCGTCCCTCCCTTTGGGGTGCAGGAAGGGTACAGCCAGGGGCTCTTGGGTGGGGGGGTACCATGTGGCAGAGCCCCCAGCTGCGTGCGAGGGGCTCTGGGCTTCTCGTGGGCCGGGTGGCTCCTGCGCAGCTGCTTGTCCTGAAAAGCTGGAGGGACACGTTAGCATGGCTGGGGTgaccccccccatccctgcatgCACCCGGGcgctgctgcccctctccccacGTGCCCCTCTCCCCACGGGGACACGGAGGTGAGTGTGGGGTTCACCGCCCTCCCCGGCATCACGGGGGGGGGGGTCTGCTCCCCCTACAGCCTCCTGTGCGGGCGGAGAGCTGCTGCCAGACCCTTCGGCTGCCGTTGGACGGGCTGAGACCCACCAGCCttggcaggcagggagcagggcaggcagggagctgccccTCGACGGCACCGGGGGCAGGAGCTCCGGCTGTGTGGGTGCAGAGCGTTTCCATCATGGCCTCGTGCAGCTGCTGGCTGAGCCGGGCCACGGCCTTCGGCGGCACCGGCCGAGCTCCCTCCTCATCGGCAACGGGAAGATGGATCCCAGCACCCGGCCGGGCGTGGGCAGCAACGCAGCCACAGGAAAACCCGTCCCCTCCGGCGAACCCTCCCGCACCCCTCGGGTCCCGCTTTTCTCTGAGCCATTCCCACACCGCGCGGTGCCGGCCGTGGGGCCGCCCGTCCGCGACGCCGGCAGCACCGGCACGTGCGTCCCGGGAatcccccccgcagccccgctccggggTGTTTTCATGCTGTGCGTCCCCGTCAGGTTTGAGATGTCGTACTGGACCAGTCTGGGCAATTCCAAcgtattaaagagaaaaattaaaaagaaaaaaaaaaaccccaacctctaATCACTCCCATATACGACGCCCGTTCGCTTACTGTATGGTTGTATCATATGTGCCATTTACTCCTGTCTCTGCTCTAGTCTGTCTCTGAGTTTATTAATTTCCACTTGTTTTGCCACCGGCTCCGTGGTCCCTGTGCTGTAATTTCTGTTCCGCCGGGGCCGCACcggcagctcccgggcactggAGAGCGGTGGCGCCGCTCCTCCGGCCCCGCCCGGCTCCGCTCggctcagctcagcccagcccggctcggctcggctcggcccggctcggctcggcccggcccatCCCCCGGGTCCCGCCCAGGATTAAGTCGGGTCCCGGCGCGGCCGCTCCCGGTAGCGCCGCCCGCAGGGTGTAACGGGGGGCGTGGCCTGTTGGgtcggggggcggggccgcgcttGCGTATAACTGACGCAACAGCGCCCCCACCTGGCGAGGGCTGCCGCGGCCACCGCGTCCCCCGCGGGGTCTGGTTGGGGGGCGACAGCGACCCCGGCGTCAGTCCGCGGCAGGACACAGACGGAGAAGGAGCGAGGAGAGAgtagggagaggggagaggagagagcgaGCGACAGCGACAGCGAGAGGGAGCACGAGCGGGCGGGGGCGGACCCCTGCCCGGCACCGCCCCTTCGGGGACCGGCGCGGAAGCTGCGTGTGACGGCGGCGACAGGAGGGCGGTTCCTCTGTACTACACGTGCGCGCCGAGGTGGCGGGGACCCGGATGGTGAGTGCAGGCGGGGACGGAGGGGACGGGAGGGAGCGGGAGCGGGACGTGTCGGGAGCGGGAGGTGtcgggagcggggctggggatgggacgggacgggacgggacgtgTCGGGACCGGGACCGTCACCGGGAGGTGCCGGGACCGGAACGGGGGCTCGGGATGGGACGGGAGGTGTCGGGACTGGGACCGAGACCGGGGCTGGGGATGGCACAGGAGTTgtcgggaccgggaccggggctgGGGACGGGACAGGAGGTgtcgggaccgggaccgggaagTGCCGGGACCGAGACCGAGACCGGGGCTGGGACGGGAGTTgtcgggaccgggaccggggctggggacgggacggggcgtgTCGGGACCGAGACCGGGAGGTGCCGGGTTCGGGGCTTGCGCTCCAGCCGCCGGTACCGGGCGGGCCAGATgcggcggggggaggcagcgCTGAGGGTCGCGGTCGGGAGGACGGGGTGTCCGTGGCCACAGTGGTCGGGGAcgcgcccccccagccccgggccgcTGCGGACGTGGGCCGCGGCCCGTTGCCCTGGCAGcgcgctgccccgccgcgggagcggagcggccggTGCCCCCGTTCAACCGgccgctgcctccccccagccGGGGCCGCCGGGCCCCGACATGCCGATCGCGGAGAAGCTGACGGAGGCGCTGAGGCCGGGCCCGGAGGCGGGCGAGGAGGCGGAGCTGGGCCCGCGCCTGGCCACCGCCGCCAGGacggtgctgctgcagcaggtggaGTTCGAGCCCGGCACCTGCGACAGCGCCAGCCCGTGGGAGCTGCTGCGGGACAAGTACCAGGTGCTGAGCCCCTGCCCCGTGGCCACCGCCCGCCAGCCCAGCGCCGAGCAGGACCGTGCCAAGCAGGACCCCTCTGGCAGGCAGGGTAGGTAGCGAGGGCCAGAGGGAACCctccgcaccccccaccccaccgctCACCCCCCGCCCTGCTCCCCGCAGACAGCGGCCGTGGCCCGGAGGGGCCGGGGGACGGGATCCCCGCGCCCCAGAAGGTGCTTTTCCCCCCGGAGCGCCTCTGCATGAAGTGGGAGCGTGTCCACCGCGTCGGGGCCGGGCTGCACAACCTGGGGAACACTTGTTTCCTCAACGCCACCATTCAGTGCCTGACCTACACGCCGCCGCTCGCCAACTATCTGCTCTCCCGGGAGCACGGCCGCAACTGTGAGTGGGGAGGCCCAGcgcgggcagcggggctggggggttgaggaggaggaggagaagcgcCTGCCTGTCCCGCTCGCGGTGCTGCGCTCAGGCATGGCTCTGGCGAGGGCCGTGCGGGTGTCGGGATGCACCTTCCCTGCTCCTTCCTGCCCATTTCTGCGTCGAGAGGCCGTTCCTGCGTACGGCTCACTCGTCCTGCCCTTAGCAGGGGTCCCGAGCACTGCATCCTTGTGTCTGGGGGGGCTTTATCTCGGCTGGGTGTAGCTGGGACTAAGATGGGTCTACTGGGCTCCACTGGCTTCCTGGGGGCCCCAAGCAGCCCCTGCCCGCGGGGCAGGAGGCTGCGTACAGGTGCCATTGAGGGGTGGCTTGAAAAGGGAGTCTGGGGGCTACTGCTCCAAGCTGTGACGAAGGGGAGCACGCAGGGCTAGCAGCCCCGTCCTTAGGGCTCCGGGGGGATCTGCCCCTCAGGGCTGACCTGTAGGCTCCTTCAGCTGGTCCCTGTGACCTGTTTTCCATCCACGTGGATGCTGCCTTGTCTGGGGGGGttgcaggggctgctgctgtgacTCGGGCTGTGCCAGCTGGGGTGGCCTGTGCTGGTCCCTGCGTAGCCGGGATGCCCCAGAGCTCTGCTGTAGCGCAGAGCTCATAGGGAAAACTGAGCGTGGCTGAGCCGCGTTGGACCAGAGACCCCCCCATCCACTGTACTGCCTCCATCTCTCTTGGGTCTGTCCCCAacgtcctctcctctcctgctccaggTCACCAAGAAGGCTTTTGCATGATGTGCATTATGCAGAACCACACGATCCAGGCTTTTGCCTCCAGCGGCAACACAATAAAGCCAGTGTCCTTCATCCAAAACCTCAAGAGTAAGGATGGTTGCCCCCCCCCTCCCGTAGCCCTGCGGGAGAGCAGTGACTAACGCAGGAGCAGAACCTTTGAGATCGGGGCAGGTCTTGGCAGAGGCACTTCTGAGATGACTCACTGAGCCTGCCAGGGGCTGGCGACTTCATGGGCTGCCTGGGGCTTCCCCACAGCCAGCATGGCTCCGACTCTGGTTTGGGTTGAGGGGGCTCAAACCCCGGAGTCCCTGCCCCGAGGGAGGGAGGGCCTGCCCCTGCTGCCACACGTGCCGGGGCTGATTCCTCCCTCTCCTGCAGACATCGCCCAGCACATCTGCTTCAGGAGGCAGGAGGACGCGCACGAGTTCCTGCGTTACACCATCGACGCCATGCAGAAGGCCTGCCTGAGCCGCTGTGCCAAGTACGTGGGGCCTCTGCCCGCCCGTCGCTAGTGCCCTGCGCCCGCGGGAGGGGACTCTGGGGTGGACGTGTCCCCCAGGTCGGACTCAGGGAGggaggtgctggggtgggtggcccagctctgcccctctGCGACACAGCTCTGGGCTGTTGTCTGCCTTCTCCCCGCTCCTCCGTGCCGGCGTAGCTGTGGTCCTGTCCCCAGATCCCGAGGCTGCTCTGGGTTTGGATCCTGCCCCAGTTGCCAGGGAATCCAGGCGTGCCTGCCggctcagccccagctctgcggctggcggggggcagctcTCCCCGGGGCCCCCCATCCCGGGCAGCTGCCTTGCCTCTGCAGGGCCCAGCTCTGAGCTCCGGCCGCGAGTTTCTGCTCCTTCCAGGGGAAGGTGCGGGCCGGAGCCCGGTGCCGCCCCGTGAGCTGCGGCGCAGGCAGAGCAGACGGGCAGAGGCTGTGGCTCCCCGAGCTCTGCGGGGCCGGAGCGCGTGGGGGAACTGCCCTGAGGCCATGGGGGTGGCCGTTGCAGGGGGGGTGTGAGATCCAGTGTCGCTCTCTCTAGGTTGGATCGCCAGACCCAGGCCACGACGCTGGTTCACCAGATCTTTGGCGGTTACCTGCGGTCCCGTGGTGAGTGCTGGCTGCCAGGTCCTGGGCCTGTGACTCTCCGGGCTGCTCTTTCCCCGAGAGCCTCACAGTGAAAATCTTTGGGGAAAATTGCTGCACGTGTGTAAATTATCCGGAGCTGCAGCTGGTCAGTCTTGCGGTACCCGTGGGTCGTGATCCTTGTTGTGGCGATGGAAAACGCTGTTGCCTGTGGGTCCCCAGCCCGTTGCCACCAGCGAAGGAGCCCGTGTTGCCAGCTCCCTAGGAGCGCTCGCTGTCCCGTCCCGTAGTGGACTTGCCCTCCTTGCCAGGCTGGGCATCCCAGCGCTCGCGTCCCGGAGCCTGGCGGGGGGATGCCGCAGCTGCCCGCGCTGTGCTGGGGTGGTGTGCTGGGGTGTGCTCATCGCTCGCTCTTTTGCAGTGAAGTGTGTGAAGTGTGAGGCCGTTTCGGACACCTACGACCCTTACCTGGACATGGCGCTGGACATCGGGGTACAGCGGCAGGGTCGGGGTGGGGAGGAGCTCTGCTCTCGCGGGGGATGTTCTTGCAGCTGCACCGGGGCTGCTCTCAAGGCTCCTTAAGCTGCatggtgcaggcagggagaggcagcttGCCCACTGCCCGAGCGTGAGCCATGACTCCTCCGCTGAGGCTCCGTGGCGTGGGGAGCAGTGCTGCCGGCCCTCGTGGCCACTGGCCAGTGCCTCGCTGGCGGCGGGCTCGGGACTTTGCTGTAGCCTGTGGCCCATGCTCGTGCTCTGCGCTCCCTCTTGGGGCCAGCGTCTCGGCAGGGAGCCAGGCTGTGGCGTGGACAGGCCGCTGGTGCTCTGACCTGTCctctgcccttgcagcaaagCAGGAACATCAAGCAggcgctggagcagtttgtgaagctGGAGTTGCTGGACGGGGACAACGCCTACAGCTGTGCCAAGTGAGTGTGGGGCTGCAGGCAGCGCGGGGCCGCGGGCGTGCTggtgggaagcaggaggaaagaaagcctGCCACAGGTCGGGGGGCTTCTCTACCTGCTCCACGGACAAACCATGAGGTCCTCAcgaggaggagctgggctggtAGATGTGGCCGCGAGTAGGTGCCCTGGAGTGGTGGCTGGTGTCAGCAGGGCCATTTCCGAAGGGCTGCCGCTTGCCCAGGGCTGGCAATCAGCTGCGTGGTGGAACAGCTGGACTAGCTCGAGCTCTTCCTGTGCAGATGCAAGCAGAAAGTTTTGGCCTGCAAACGCTTCACCATCCACCGAGCCTCCAACGTCCTCACGCTCTCGCTGAAGCGCTTTTCTGACTTTGGTGGAGGCAAAATCACAAAGGTGAGTGTCCGGCACTGCTGAGCTGGGGCTGTCCCCGGCCCGAGGCCCCGCTGCCTGGAGCAGGGTGGAGGGTGGTCCTGTGTGCGATGCGAGCTCTGCAGAGGGACTGGGACTCATCCTGGCATCTTCCTCCCCACGGCCTCCGCCTGGGAGAGCGGGACCCTCCCCTCAAGAGACGGGACTTGCAGGACagctgagctgcttctgctgtAGCCAGAAAGCGTCTGCTGTGTGGGCTCCTGAGGTGTCCTCTCTCGGCAGGATGTGGCATACCCCGAGTTCTTGAACATCCGCCCTTACATGTCGGAGAAGGGGGACCCCGTCATGTACTCGCTCTACGCGGTGCTGGTGCACGCTGGCTACAGCTGCCATGCGGGGCATTATTTCTGCTACGTGAAGGTGAGCCCAGGGCGCGCTCCTGGGACCCGCTCCGGGCTGGGGGCTGGCGGGTGCTCGGGGGTCCCTGTGGTGCGCAGAAAGGAGGGTGCTCAGCAGATGTGTGTGGTGTGGAGCACTGGGCGGGGGTACAGGCTGCGCTCTGGAATTGTGGAGATCCTCTCTAGCAGAGTCCCCttgcctgccctgggctgcctGTGGGTTTTGGGGAGCGGAGCTCTGCCAGCGGGTGCTGTTCCTGCTGCACTTCGTGCCAGGAGGGTCCCCGGCACAGCCTGACCCCGTTCCCTCTCCTTCCACAGGCCAGCAATGGGCAGTGGTACCAAATGAACGATGACGTGGTCCGCTCCAGCAACATCAAAGTGGTCCTCAACCAGCAGGCCTACATGCTGTTCTACGTGAGGTGAGAGCGGCCTGTGCCCCGCAGCCCGTGGGACAGGGTGGGTGGCCCCTGCCTGGCTGGGGGATGGAGCTCGGCCCAGGTAGCCCCACACCCGTGTGCATGCGCCGGCTCGGGGGAGGGTGGCGGGGAGAGGTCCAGCCCCTTGTCATGGTTTTGCTGTAGATCCAGAGCACCTCAGCTCTCGGGGCTTCTGGCTCCTGTTTCTTGTGTGCGTCTCTGACGAGAGCGTTCGGTTGCTCCAAGCCCCGTGGTTAACACATGTGCTTCTCTGCCTTCACCAGAACCCCCAACCCCGGGAAGGGCTTGGAGGAGCTCATTGCCAAAGTTGCCTCCAACCTGCCTGCCCTCACCGGCAGCGTCTCTGGTCAGGCCCAGAAAGTGTCCAACGGGCCCATGTCCTCCTCGCTGCTGGGCTGGGTGAGTCCTGGGGGCTGGGAGCCGCTGCCCCTCCGTCCGCGCTGCGAGCGGGAGGGGTCCTGCTGAGCCGAGGGTTCCTGTGTGGGCCTGGGGAGGGACGTGGAGGGCGGTATCGCTCTGCCCCTGGCTCCTTGAATTCTCTCCGTGCTGAACCTCTCCTCTCTCCATCTAGAAACCTGACCTGCTGATGAAGAAGCAGCTGCCGGATCCGGACAAGATGAGAATTCTTCTGACCCCTGACAAGTTTGAGAAGCCGAAGGTGCCAAATGGAGTTGCTTCACAGAAGCTGCCCACTGGGTCCCTGTCACCCAAACTGCCCCTCAAAGCCACCCACTCGGCCACCGCGCTGCCCAATGGCACAGCCCGGGGGGCCGAGAAGCTGCTCCCCTCCCCGAAGCTGCCTGCCGTGCTCAAAGCAGTTCAGGGACTCTGCAACACAAAAGGGGCCAAAGAGGAGCTGCGCTGGCAGAAATCCCTGGGGGGCGAGCAGCCATCTACCTCATccaagctgctgctggagcccagccccggCCAGAAGCCCCGTGGCCACGAGGCGAACACCAGCCC is a genomic window containing:
- the TIMP2 gene encoding metalloproteinase inhibitor 2; amino-acid sequence: MPAALPSLLAWLAVLLLGRARPADACSCSPIHPQQAFCNADIVIRAKAVSAKEVDSGNDIYGNPIKRIQYEIKQIKMFKGPDKDIEFIYTAPSTAVCGRLLDTGGKKEYLIAGKSEGNGKMHITLCDLVSTWDSLSPTQKKSLNQRYQMGCECKISRCLSIPCFVSSSDECLWTDWAMEKNNVDGRQAKHYACIKRSDGSCAWYRGMAPPKQEFLDIEDP